In a single window of the Pseudomonadota bacterium genome:
- a CDS encoding benzoyl-CoA-dihydrodiol lyase yields the protein MISFETDPSRYRHWKLGFEGPVATLALDVSEDGGIREGYKLKLNSYDLGVDIELNDALQRIRFEHPETRTVVITSAKERMFSAGANIYMLAASSHAWKVNFCKFTNETRNGMEDSSERGRLKFLAALNGPTAGGGYELALACDEILMVDDRSSTVSLPEVPLLGVLPGTGGLTRLTDKRRVRRDLADLFCTTAEGVRAERALEWRLVDRIARPANFAGLLAERARVLAADDPVLPPGPGVKLEPLQRSDTEDGWRYGTLAVVLDRERRTARLDIAAPTAPVPADIAAIRAEGCRWWPLRFARELDDAILLLRVNHPEIGLWLIRTSGDIDAVLAMDALMLDNADDWLVGETMGFLRRTIRRLDVSSRSLYAVAERGSCFAGLLYELALASDRFYLLDAEGDPPSIVLDRLNVDGRLAMGTGRTRLDQRFAGDGEAIAAAEARLGQRIGAAEARRLGLATLTPDELDWADEMRLAIEERVSLSPDALSGLEASLRFGGGESLESKIFGRLSAWQNWVFGRPNAVGEKGALKLFGTGSKAKFDWDRV from the coding sequence ATGATCAGCTTCGAAACCGATCCCAGCCGCTACCGTCATTGGAAGCTCGGCTTCGAGGGTCCGGTCGCCACGCTGGCCCTCGACGTCAGCGAGGATGGCGGCATCCGCGAGGGCTACAAGCTCAAGCTCAACTCCTACGACCTCGGCGTCGACATCGAGCTCAACGACGCGCTCCAGCGCATCCGCTTCGAGCATCCGGAGACGCGCACCGTCGTCATCACCAGCGCCAAGGAGCGGATGTTCTCCGCCGGCGCCAACATCTACATGCTGGCCGCCTCCAGCCATGCCTGGAAGGTGAACTTCTGCAAGTTCACCAACGAGACCCGGAACGGCATGGAGGATTCGAGCGAGCGGGGCCGGCTGAAATTCCTGGCGGCCCTCAACGGTCCGACCGCGGGCGGCGGCTATGAGCTGGCGCTTGCCTGCGATGAGATCCTGATGGTCGACGATCGCTCCTCGACCGTGAGCCTGCCGGAGGTGCCGCTCCTGGGTGTCTTGCCCGGCACCGGCGGCTTGACCCGGCTCACCGACAAGCGCCGGGTCCGCCGCGACTTGGCCGATCTCTTCTGCACCACCGCCGAGGGCGTACGCGCCGAGCGGGCGCTGGAATGGCGCTTGGTCGATCGCATCGCCAGGCCCGCCAACTTCGCCGGCCTCCTCGCCGAGCGCGCGAGGGTGCTTGCCGCCGATGATCCGGTGCTGCCGCCAGGCCCGGGAGTCAAGCTCGAGCCCTTGCAGCGCAGCGACACCGAGGACGGTTGGCGCTACGGGACGCTAGCGGTCGTGCTCGATCGGGAGCGACGGACGGCGCGGCTCGACATTGCGGCGCCGACAGCACCCGTCCCCGCCGACATTGCCGCCATCCGCGCCGAAGGATGCCGCTGGTGGCCGCTGCGATTCGCCCGCGAGCTCGACGACGCGATCCTGCTCTTGCGGGTGAACCATCCGGAGATCGGGCTCTGGCTCATTCGCACATCCGGCGACATCGATGCCGTGCTGGCGATGGACGCGCTCATGCTGGACAACGCCGATGACTGGCTGGTCGGCGAGACAATGGGCTTCCTCCGCCGCACCATCCGGCGCCTCGACGTCTCCTCGCGGAGCCTTTATGCCGTGGCCGAGCGGGGCTCGTGCTTCGCCGGGCTTCTCTATGAGCTGGCGCTGGCATCAGACCGCTTCTATCTGCTCGATGCCGAGGGCGATCCGCCGTCGATCGTGCTGGACCGACTCAATGTCGATGGACGGCTTGCTATGGGAACCGGGCGCACCCGGTTGGACCAGCGCTTTGCCGGCGATGGCGAAGCGATCGCCGCCGCCGAGGCGCGCCTCGGCCAGCGCATCGGCGCGGCGGAAGCGCGCCGGCTCGGCCTGGCGACCTTGACCCCCGACGAGCTCGATTGGGCCGATGAGATGCGCCTTGCCATCGAGGAGCGCGTCTCGCTCTCCCCCGACGCCTTGTCGGGGCTCGAGGCGAGCCTCCGCTTCGGCGGCGGCGAGAGTCTGGAATCGAAGATCTTCGGCCGGCTGTCGGCATGGCAGAACTGGGTGTTCGGCCGGCCGAACGCCGTGGGCGAGAAGGGGGCGCTCAAGCTCTTCGGCACCGGCAGCAAGGCGAAGTTCGATTGGGATCGGGTGTAG
- a CDS encoding helix-turn-helix transcriptional regulator, with amino-acid sequence MKARGIGTAEAAGAEADRFLKELGERTRGWRARRGMTRKQLAQDSGVSERHLAELESGRGNVSIRLLRQIAAAIGVKVAALVEEGEEHPVEFALIHELILRLEPADLAEAYQLLSARRGSKRSGRAGRLALIGLRGAGKSTLGRQLAKRLGVPFVELAAAIEATSQISVAEIFSLYGQAAYRRYERRALEGVLAAHERVVITTGGSLVSEAGTFELLLESCHTVWLQASPAEHMARVMAQGDFRPMQGNAEAMEDLRRILDGRKELYAKADAVLDTSGRSVADSAEALCRVARRLLSGQRAPAPG; translated from the coding sequence GTGAAGGCGAGGGGCATCGGCACGGCCGAGGCGGCCGGCGCCGAGGCCGATCGCTTCTTGAAGGAGCTGGGCGAGCGCACCCGCGGCTGGCGCGCCCGGCGCGGCATGACGCGAAAGCAGCTCGCCCAGGATTCGGGTGTTTCCGAACGGCACTTGGCCGAGCTCGAGAGCGGTCGCGGCAACGTCTCGATCCGGCTGCTGCGCCAGATCGCCGCGGCGATCGGCGTGAAGGTGGCTGCCTTGGTCGAGGAGGGGGAGGAGCATCCCGTCGAATTTGCGCTGATCCACGAGCTCATCCTCCGCCTGGAGCCCGCCGATCTCGCCGAGGCCTATCAGCTCCTATCCGCCCGCCGCGGCAGCAAGCGCTCCGGACGGGCTGGAAGGCTGGCGCTCATTGGCCTGCGCGGCGCCGGCAAGAGCACGCTCGGACGGCAATTGGCGAAGCGTCTCGGCGTTCCCTTCGTGGAGCTGGCTGCGGCGATCGAAGCGACCTCGCAGATCAGCGTCGCCGAGATCTTCTCGCTCTACGGCCAAGCCGCCTATCGGCGCTACGAACGCCGGGCGCTCGAGGGGGTGCTGGCCGCCCATGAGCGCGTGGTCATCACCACCGGCGGCAGCCTGGTTTCGGAAGCCGGCACCTTCGAGCTCCTGCTGGAGAGCTGCCACACCGTCTGGCTGCAGGCGAGCCCGGCCGAGCACATGGCCCGGGTCATGGCGCAAGGCGACTTCCGTCCGATGCAGGGCAATGCCGAGGCGATGGAGGATCTCCGGCGCATCCTCGACGGCCGCAAGGAGCTCTACGCCAAGGCCGATGCCGTGCTCGACACGTCGGGCCGCAGCGTCGCGGATTCCGCCGAGGCGCTGTGCCGCGTCGCCCGGCGCCTCCTCAGCGGCCAGCGCGCGCCGGCGCCCGGCTGA